One Bacteroidales bacterium genomic window, TCGGTAATCCTTTTGAACCGCTTGAGGTCATCGCTGATGTGCCAGAGCAGGCGGTTATTGAGGCCTATGGCATTGTTTTCAGCTATGGCCACAATAATGGCGAGGGGTTTTCCGCTGATCCAGTTTTGTTTATCGTTCATACGGAAATGTCGGCTTTAATGTGCGGGTGCGGGTCGTAACCTTCTATAATAAAATCCTCGTAGCGGAAAGAAAAGATGTCTTTGACATCCGGATTCAGCCGCAGGGTGGGTAGTTTTCTGGGCGTGCGGGTAAGTTGCAGTTTTGCCTGTTCAATATGATTCAGGTAAAGATGAGCATCGCCGAGGGTGTGAATGAATTCTCCGGGCTGAAGCCCTGTAACCTGAGCCATCATGCAGGTAAGAAGGGAGTAAGAGGCGATGTTGAACGGAACACCGAGAAAAATATCGGCACTCCTCTGGTAAAGCTGGCACGAGAGTTTTCCTCCGGCAACATAAAACTGGAAGAGGATATGACAGGGAGGGAGGGCCATTTTGTCAATTTCGCCCACATTCCAGGCTGACACAATATGGCGGCGGGAATCGGGGTTGTTGCGCAGGGAATCAACAACCTGGCTGATCTGGTCAATATATTTGCCGTTGGCGGCAGGCCAGCTTCGCCACTGATAGCCGTACACCGGGCCCAGATTACCGTATTCATCGGCCCATTCATTCCAGATGGTTATGCCATGATCGGTAAGAAATTTAATGTTGGTGTCGCCTCTGAGGAACCAGAGCAGTTCATATGCAATGGACTTAAAATGCAGCTTCTTTGTGGTGAGCAGAGGAAATCCCTCCTGGAGGTTGAAGCGCATCTGGTATCCGAAAACACTGATCGTACCGGTACCCGTTCTGTCACTTTTCCGGATGCCGGTCTGCAAAACATGATTCAAAAGATCAAGGTATTGTTGCATTTTATCAAGAAGATTTGCAATTAAATTCTTTTTAATGGTGTAAAAATCGTTATTATCTTTGAAAATTCCCAATAAAGAGTATA contains:
- a CDS encoding thymidylate synthase, which encodes MQQYLDLLNHVLQTGIRKSDRTGTGTISVFGYQMRFNLQEGFPLLTTKKLHFKSIAYELLWFLRGDTNIKFLTDHGITIWNEWADEYGNLGPVYGYQWRSWPAANGKYIDQISQVVDSLRNNPDSRRHIVSAWNVGEIDKMALPPCHILFQFYVAGGKLSCQLYQRSADIFLGVPFNIASYSLLTCMMAQVTGLQPGEFIHTLGDAHLYLNHIEQAKLQLTRTPRKLPTLRLNPDVKDIFSFRYEDFIIEGYDPHPHIKADISV